Proteins encoded within one genomic window of Prauserella marina:
- a CDS encoding alkaline phosphatase D family protein translates to MTEQTPLPRRAMLKAGLVGTGVLAAGALGSGSAAALVRADRPSLTHGVQSGDVSADSAIVWTRADRPSRMIVEVSGDPAFRRTRTVRGPLLTPGTGGTGKVRLRGLRPGSEVHYRVTAQSLDGRVVSAPLTGRLRTAPRGDEDVRLLWSGDVAGQGFGINPEIGGMTVFAAMAARRPDLFLHCGDTVYADGPLTEKVELPDGRVWRNIVTPEKAKVAETLAEYRGQHAYNLLDDNLRAFAAEVPSYVQWDDHEVVNNWYPGEILDLPEYSEKRVDVLARRAFQAFHEWYPIDHKSAVDGRVYRNFRYGDRVEVFVLDMRSYKDRNDADQTKPGSVLGRRQADWLVRALGASTATWKIVQADLPIGLVVPDGDDTGDIEGVANGLPGAPGGREAELAMVLREIARRRVRNVVWLTADVHYTAAHHYSPDRAAFTGFDPFWEFVSGPLNAGAFGPNTLDPTFGPKAVFVHAPPVANTSPMGGFQHFGELDVDGASGELTVSLRDGAGSSLWSTTLRPQGR, encoded by the coding sequence CGGTACCGGGGTGCTCGCGGCAGGCGCGCTTGGTTCCGGCTCCGCCGCCGCGCTCGTGCGCGCGGACCGGCCCTCGCTGACCCACGGCGTGCAGTCCGGTGACGTCAGTGCCGACTCGGCGATCGTGTGGACGAGGGCCGACCGGCCGTCCCGGATGATCGTCGAGGTCTCCGGCGACCCCGCGTTCCGGCGCACTCGCACCGTGCGCGGGCCGCTGCTGACTCCCGGCACCGGCGGGACGGGCAAGGTGCGCCTTCGCGGTCTTCGTCCGGGAAGTGAGGTGCACTACCGCGTCACGGCGCAGTCGCTGGATGGCAGGGTTGTCAGCGCGCCGCTGACGGGACGGTTGCGCACCGCGCCGCGAGGCGACGAGGACGTCCGGCTGCTGTGGTCGGGCGACGTCGCGGGACAGGGCTTCGGGATCAACCCCGAGATCGGCGGCATGACCGTGTTCGCCGCGATGGCGGCCAGGCGGCCCGACCTGTTCCTGCACTGCGGGGACACCGTCTACGCCGACGGTCCGCTCACCGAGAAGGTGGAACTTCCCGACGGCCGGGTCTGGCGCAACATCGTCACGCCGGAGAAGGCCAAGGTCGCCGAAACCCTCGCCGAGTACCGGGGACAGCACGCCTACAACCTGCTCGACGACAACCTTCGCGCGTTCGCGGCCGAGGTGCCGAGCTACGTTCAGTGGGACGACCACGAGGTCGTGAACAACTGGTATCCCGGCGAGATCCTGGATCTGCCCGAATACTCCGAGAAACGGGTGGACGTGCTGGCCCGCAGGGCCTTCCAGGCGTTTCACGAGTGGTATCCGATCGACCACAAGTCCGCGGTGGACGGACGGGTGTACCGCAACTTCCGGTACGGCGACAGGGTCGAGGTGTTCGTGCTCGACATGCGCAGCTACAAGGACCGCAACGACGCCGACCAGACGAAGCCCGGTTCCGTGCTGGGGCGAAGGCAGGCCGACTGGCTGGTGCGCGCGCTCGGCGCGAGCACGGCCACGTGGAAGATCGTTCAGGCCGATTTGCCGATCGGGCTCGTCGTGCCCGATGGCGACGACACCGGCGACATCGAGGGCGTCGCGAACGGGCTTCCCGGCGCGCCGGGTGGCAGGGAGGCCGAGCTGGCCATGGTGCTGAGGGAGATCGCGCGGCGAAGGGTGCGCAACGTGGTGTGGCTGACGGCCGACGTGCACTACACCGCCGCGCACCACTACTCGCCCGACCGTGCCGCGTTCACCGGCTTCGATCCGTTCTGGGAATTCGTGTCCGGCCCGCTCAACGCGGGAGCCTTCGGCCCGAACACACTGGATCCGACGTTCGGTCCCAAGGCCGTCTTCGTTCACGCGCCGCCGGTCGCGAACACGTCGCCGATGGGCGGTTTCCAGCATTTCGGCGAGCTCGACGTCGACGGCGCGAGCGGTGAGCTGACCGTCAGCCTCCGCGACGGTGCCGGTTCCTCCCTGTGGTCGACGACCCTGCGCCCGCAGGGCAGATGA
- the ndk gene encoding nucleoside-diphosphate kinase has protein sequence MSERTLVLIKPDGVKRGLVGEVISRIERKGLTIAAMDLRNVERSVAEEHYAEHKEKPFFGELLEFITSGKVVALAVEGPRAIAAFRQLAGGTDPVEKATPGTLRGDFALETQFNLVHGSDAPESAERELKLWFPDL, from the coding sequence GTGAGTGAACGCACGCTGGTTCTGATCAAGCCCGATGGCGTCAAGCGGGGCCTCGTCGGTGAGGTGATTTCGCGCATCGAGCGCAAGGGTCTCACGATCGCCGCGATGGACCTGCGCAATGTCGAGCGTTCGGTGGCCGAAGAGCACTACGCCGAGCACAAGGAGAAGCCGTTCTTCGGCGAACTGCTGGAGTTCATCACCTCAGGCAAGGTCGTGGCGCTCGCGGTCGAGGGGCCGAGGGCGATCGCAGCCTTCCGCCAGCTCGCCGGTGGCACCGACCCTGTCGAGAAGGCGACGCCGGGCACCCTGCGCGGCGACTTCGCGCTGGAGACCCAGTTCAATCTCGTGCACGGCTCGGACGCGCCGGAGTCCGCGGAGCGCGAACTGAAACTCTGGTTCCCCGACCTCTGA
- a CDS encoding alpha/beta hydrolase — protein sequence MGGFRRRMAVLGSVLVAAGVLSAPQAQAEPSGEQPLGTNGAAVPEVNWAECAEGAPESYECAEVEVPLSYRDPHGETITLAVGRLPAADQDHKLGTIFYNPGGPGGSGRYAPELTDRLHERFDIVGFDPRGIHESTPLRCFTDDEEAAKLAGTFPVTIQEKKRRIAETAEATASCAENAGPLVNHMSTANVARDMDLLRQAIGEQQLSYYGISYGSHLGTVYANLFPDKVGSVVIDAVLDPVEWTEGYRPVDRFAPFSFRLGSHGGAQRALETFLGACENDERCAFREPGQDLLAKYDTVLDRLLEQPAVITPPGGEPTEVTYQTAVQATLGQLYDAASSASLGEFLQALADATDPDVATKGSVVAEIPEGPPAPGFQTPGYIGPEQGVAVMCADSANPGTPWVWDGFARKADREARGFGSQWVWMSLPCATWPVADEDSYAGPWDRQTANPVLVIGNSLGDPATPYDDAVSTSRLLGDARLLTLESFGHGANGNSECVDSAMDRYFIDGELPEEGTVCQPDRAPFDPPSQAE from the coding sequence GTGGGCGGATTTCGCAGGCGCATGGCCGTGCTTGGTTCGGTGCTCGTTGCGGCGGGTGTGCTGAGCGCGCCGCAGGCGCAGGCCGAACCTTCCGGGGAGCAGCCGCTTGGCACCAACGGCGCTGCCGTTCCGGAGGTGAACTGGGCGGAGTGTGCCGAGGGCGCGCCGGAATCCTACGAGTGCGCCGAGGTCGAGGTTCCCCTTTCCTATCGTGACCCGCACGGCGAGACGATCACGCTCGCGGTCGGCAGATTGCCTGCCGCCGACCAGGACCACAAACTCGGCACCATCTTCTACAACCCCGGTGGGCCAGGCGGTTCCGGCCGGTACGCCCCCGAACTGACCGACCGGTTGCACGAACGGTTCGACATCGTCGGATTCGATCCGCGTGGCATTCACGAGAGCACGCCGTTGCGGTGTTTCACCGACGACGAGGAGGCGGCCAAGCTCGCCGGAACCTTTCCCGTGACCATCCAGGAGAAGAAGCGGCGTATCGCCGAAACGGCGGAGGCGACCGCGTCGTGCGCCGAGAACGCGGGCCCGCTCGTCAACCACATGTCGACGGCCAACGTGGCGCGCGACATGGATCTGCTTCGCCAGGCCATCGGCGAGCAACAGCTTTCGTACTACGGCATTTCCTACGGCAGCCATCTGGGAACGGTGTACGCCAACCTGTTCCCCGACAAGGTGGGTTCGGTGGTCATCGACGCGGTGCTCGACCCCGTCGAGTGGACCGAGGGCTACCGGCCGGTCGATCGCTTCGCGCCGTTCAGTTTCCGTCTCGGCAGTCATGGTGGCGCGCAGCGCGCGCTGGAGACCTTCCTCGGCGCGTGCGAAAACGACGAACGATGCGCGTTCAGGGAACCGGGGCAGGACTTGCTCGCGAAGTACGACACCGTGCTCGACCGGTTGCTCGAACAGCCAGCGGTCATCACGCCACCCGGCGGGGAACCGACCGAGGTGACCTACCAGACGGCGGTGCAGGCCACGCTCGGCCAGTTGTACGACGCGGCGAGTTCGGCTTCGCTCGGCGAATTCCTCCAGGCGCTGGCCGACGCGACCGACCCTGACGTCGCGACCAAGGGCAGCGTGGTCGCCGAAATCCCAGAGGGCCCGCCCGCGCCCGGTTTTCAGACTCCGGGATATATCGGGCCGGAGCAGGGCGTGGCCGTGATGTGCGCTGACTCGGCCAACCCCGGCACGCCGTGGGTGTGGGACGGCTTCGCGAGGAAAGCCGATCGTGAGGCGCGGGGTTTCGGTTCGCAGTGGGTCTGGATGTCGCTGCCGTGTGCGACCTGGCCGGTAGCCGACGAGGACAGCTACGCCGGACCGTGGGACCGGCAGACGGCCAACCCGGTGCTGGTCATCGGCAACAGCCTCGGCGACCCGGCGACCCCGTACGACGATGCGGTGAGCACCTCCCGCCTGCTTGGCGACGCGCGGTTGCTGACGCTGGAGTCGTTCGGGCATGGCGCGAACGGCAACAGCGAGTGCGTCGACTCGGCCATGGACCGCTATTTCATCGACGGTGAGCTTCCTGAGGAGGGCACCGTGTGCCAGCCGGACAGGGCGCCTTTCGACCCGCCGTCCCAAGCCGAGTAG
- a CDS encoding dihydrodipicolinate synthase family protein, with product MVADTDLAPRGVIPPLVSPLDEHGDVDRRSLERLVEFQLAAGVDGVFVCGSTGEVALLDTVQRKEIIEVTAGAVAGAVPVLAGAVDTGTRRVAEHVAQASAAGADAVVVTAPFYVRPHPGETVAHFRYVQAASDVPVIAYDIPSAVGTALTPDIVTELAESKTVVALKDSSGDLTSFREILRRTGLPALTGSELLADTAMGLGAAGLVPGLGNVDPHGYVRLYRAALAGDVETARSEQDRLAKLFTIIGVADLGRIGFTAGALGAFKAAMALRGIIDTPLSNRPLGALTAEETLAVGEILESVGLGAVGVPGD from the coding sequence GTGGTCGCTGATACGGACCTCGCTCCGCGCGGTGTCATCCCGCCGCTCGTCTCCCCGCTCGACGAGCACGGCGACGTGGACAGGCGATCACTCGAACGGCTCGTGGAATTCCAGCTCGCGGCCGGTGTGGACGGAGTGTTCGTCTGCGGTTCGACGGGAGAGGTCGCGCTGCTGGACACCGTGCAGCGCAAGGAGATCATCGAGGTCACGGCCGGCGCGGTCGCGGGGGCCGTGCCGGTGCTGGCCGGTGCCGTCGACACCGGAACCCGCAGGGTCGCCGAGCACGTCGCGCAGGCTTCGGCGGCGGGCGCCGACGCCGTCGTCGTGACGGCACCGTTCTATGTGCGGCCACATCCGGGCGAGACCGTCGCGCACTTCCGGTACGTGCAGGCCGCGAGCGACGTTCCGGTGATCGCCTACGACATTCCCAGTGCGGTGGGGACGGCACTGACTCCGGACATCGTCACCGAACTGGCCGAATCCAAGACCGTGGTGGCGCTCAAGGACTCCAGCGGTGATCTGACGAGTTTCCGGGAGATCCTTCGCCGGACCGGGCTTCCCGCGCTGACCGGTTCGGAACTGCTCGCCGACACGGCGATGGGCCTCGGGGCGGCCGGACTCGTTCCCGGACTGGGCAATGTGGACCCGCACGGTTATGTGCGGCTGTACCGCGCCGCGCTCGCGGGCGACGTCGAGACAGCACGGTCCGAACAGGACAGACTGGCGAAGCTGTTCACGATCATCGGGGTCGCCGATCTCGGCAGGATCGGTTTCACGGCAGGGGCGCTGGGTGCGTTCAAGGCGGCGATGGCGTTGCGGGGCATCATCGACACGCCGCTGTCGAACCGGCCGCTGGGTGCCCTGACGGCGGAGGAGACCCTTGCCGTTGGTGAGATCCTGGAAAGCGTGGGGCTCGGTGCCGTTGGCGTGCCGGGTGACTGA
- a CDS encoding MFS transporter, whose translation MASSPPETPGSFRQLSGAQRKAFFAAWLGYLLDGFDFILITLILTEIADDFDLNLTTAATLVSAAFVSRWLGGLVLGAVADRYGRKPAMIIAIIAFSVGSGLCGFAWDYWSLFIFRAVVGLGMAGEYGSSATYVMESWPKSMRNRATGFLLSAYPVGTVLAALAYELIVPATNWRWLFYIGIVPIALALYLRRALPEAAEWKEEVEGRKDVTTSSMLFSARRRLPNTALAILLSAALVFIFTNSGGGATPWLIALSVLCFVAFAVQLAGRLWPVMIAIMVTVFCAFLYSWPIQSLLPTYLKSDLGYDAGQVSTALTWAGLGYAAGSCLAGVIGDKLGTRRTYVLGLFVSLAFVFPAFLLPAGNVVLLWVLLFAMQATSQGISGLLPKYIGDHFPTRLRAAGLGFSYNVGALGGAVAPLAGAAIADDIGSLGTALMVLAGSLTVVVALIIGFDLPARIGRALNIDSDAPAFVQKERKTTSGR comes from the coding sequence ATGGCATCGTCGCCACCGGAGACACCGGGGTCGTTCCGGCAACTCAGCGGAGCGCAGCGCAAAGCCTTCTTCGCCGCCTGGCTGGGCTACCTGCTCGACGGCTTCGACTTCATCCTCATCACGCTCATCCTCACCGAGATCGCCGACGACTTCGATCTCAATCTCACCACCGCGGCGACGCTGGTCTCCGCCGCGTTCGTCTCCCGCTGGCTCGGCGGTCTCGTACTCGGCGCCGTCGCCGACCGCTACGGCCGCAAACCCGCGATGATCATCGCGATCATCGCCTTCTCCGTCGGCAGCGGTCTGTGCGGCTTCGCGTGGGACTACTGGTCGCTGTTCATCTTCCGTGCCGTCGTCGGGCTCGGCATGGCAGGCGAATACGGGTCGAGCGCGACCTACGTCATGGAGTCGTGGCCGAAGTCGATGCGCAACAGGGCCACCGGGTTCCTGCTTTCCGCCTATCCGGTCGGCACCGTGCTCGCCGCTCTCGCCTACGAACTCATCGTTCCCGCCACCAACTGGCGCTGGCTGTTCTACATCGGAATCGTGCCGATCGCGCTGGCCCTCTACCTTCGCCGCGCGCTGCCGGAGGCCGCCGAGTGGAAAGAAGAGGTCGAGGGCCGCAAGGACGTCACCACCTCGTCGATGCTGTTCTCCGCACGGCGACGACTGCCCAACACGGCGCTCGCGATCCTGCTGTCCGCGGCACTCGTGTTCATCTTCACCAACTCCGGCGGCGGCGCGACGCCATGGCTGATCGCGTTGTCGGTACTGTGTTTCGTCGCCTTCGCGGTACAACTCGCCGGCCGGTTGTGGCCGGTGATGATCGCGATCATGGTCACGGTGTTCTGCGCGTTCCTCTACTCGTGGCCCATCCAGTCGCTCCTGCCGACCTACCTCAAGAGCGACCTCGGCTACGACGCCGGGCAAGTCTCGACGGCGCTCACCTGGGCCGGGCTGGGCTACGCTGCGGGCTCGTGCCTCGCGGGGGTCATCGGCGACAAGCTCGGCACCCGCCGCACCTACGTGCTCGGGCTCTTCGTGTCCCTGGCGTTCGTGTTTCCCGCCTTCCTGCTTCCCGCGGGCAACGTCGTACTGCTGTGGGTGCTGCTGTTCGCCATGCAGGCCACGAGCCAAGGCATCTCGGGGCTGCTGCCCAAGTACATCGGTGACCACTTCCCCACCCGGCTACGGGCCGCCGGGCTCGGCTTCTCCTACAACGTCGGCGCGCTCGGCGGCGCGGTCGCGCCGTTGGCCGGTGCGGCCATCGCCGACGACATCGGCAGTCTCGGCACCGCGCTCATGGTGCTCGCCGGTTCCCTCACCGTCGTCGTCGCCCTGATCATCGGCTTCGACCTCCCCGCGCGGATCGGCCGCGCGCTCAACATCGACTCGGACGCACCCGCGTTCGTCCAGAAGGAAAGGAAAACCACCAGTGGTCGCTGA
- a CDS encoding FadR/GntR family transcriptional regulator: protein MSTSASGRQAGARANQRALQETIKRLIVERGLVPGSPLPTEFELMDELAVSRHPLREAMKALEAVGIVDIRHGYGTYVGSVPLSALEAGLAFRSALSVRGDHADIRHLLEVREVLETGLVGKVLGVYDLLDFAALDEAVTEMERAASRDRYAPEQDWRFHEALYRPLGNDLVLDLLEVFWKVFRTIDPQIPHVADTPAVTAQWHRAILEALRAKDEPALRAAMDEHFRGIRARVTTGAEAAG from the coding sequence GTGAGTACCTCGGCGAGTGGGCGGCAGGCAGGCGCGCGTGCCAACCAGCGCGCCCTCCAGGAGACGATCAAGCGGCTCATCGTCGAGAGGGGCCTGGTACCCGGATCGCCACTTCCCACCGAGTTCGAGCTCATGGACGAACTCGCCGTGAGCAGGCATCCGCTGCGCGAGGCGATGAAGGCGCTCGAAGCGGTCGGCATCGTCGACATCCGGCATGGTTACGGAACCTACGTCGGCTCGGTTCCGTTGTCGGCGCTCGAGGCCGGTCTCGCTTTCCGCAGCGCGCTGTCCGTGCGCGGCGACCACGCCGACATCCGGCACCTGCTCGAAGTCAGGGAGGTGCTGGAAACCGGTCTCGTCGGCAAGGTGCTCGGTGTCTACGACCTGCTCGACTTCGCCGCGCTCGACGAGGCCGTCACCGAGATGGAGCGGGCGGCCTCGCGGGATCGTTACGCGCCGGAGCAGGACTGGCGCTTCCACGAGGCACTGTATCGCCCGCTCGGCAACGATCTGGTGCTCGATCTGCTTGAGGTCTTCTGGAAGGTGTTCCGCACGATCGACCCGCAGATCCCGCACGTCGCAGACACTCCCGCCGTGACGGCGCAGTGGCACAGGGCGATCCTGGAAGCGTTGCGTGCCAAGGACGAACCCGCGCTGCGAGCGGCGATGGACGAGCACTTCCGCGGTATCCGCGCCAGGGTGACGACCGGCGCCGAAGCGGCGGGCTGA
- a CDS encoding ABC transporter ATP-binding protein has product MVEAKALVKRFGEFEAVRGVDVHVRRGEAFGFLGPNGAGKSSTMRMIAAVSPRSDGELRVLGMDPDRDGPRIRARLGVVPQQDNLDTELTARQNLHVYGRYFGLSRAQVRARADELLDFAQLSERADDEVEPLSGGMKRRLTIARSLVNDPELLLLDEPTTGLDPQARHLLWDRLFRLKTTGVTLIITTHYMDEAEQLCDRLVVMDDGKIVAEGSPAELIARYSTREVLELRFPPGEQEAAIPTVEDLGERIEVLPDRLLVYTGVGESALEQAHTRGVRPLSSLVRRSTLEDVFLRLTGRTLVE; this is encoded by the coding sequence ATGGTGGAGGCCAAGGCGCTGGTCAAGCGTTTCGGTGAATTCGAGGCCGTGCGCGGCGTCGACGTGCACGTACGGCGAGGTGAGGCGTTCGGGTTCCTCGGCCCCAACGGGGCCGGTAAATCCTCGACCATGCGCATGATCGCCGCCGTGTCACCGCGTTCAGACGGCGAGCTGAGGGTGCTCGGGATGGACCCCGATCGCGACGGTCCGCGCATCAGGGCGCGGCTTGGTGTCGTGCCGCAACAGGACAACCTCGACACCGAGTTGACCGCGCGGCAGAACCTGCATGTCTACGGCCGCTACTTCGGGCTGTCGCGAGCGCAGGTCAGGGCGCGGGCAGACGAACTGCTCGACTTCGCCCAGCTGAGCGAGCGCGCCGACGACGAGGTGGAACCCCTTTCCGGCGGGATGAAGCGGCGGCTCACCATCGCGAGGTCGCTGGTCAACGATCCCGAGCTGCTGTTGCTCGACGAACCGACGACGGGGCTCGACCCGCAGGCGCGGCACCTGTTGTGGGACCGGCTGTTCCGGCTCAAGACGACCGGGGTCACGCTCATCATCACGACTCATTACATGGACGAGGCAGAGCAGCTCTGCGACCGTCTGGTCGTCATGGACGACGGCAAAATCGTCGCGGAGGGCTCGCCGGCGGAGCTGATCGCGAGGTACTCCACGAGGGAGGTGCTGGAGCTGCGGTTCCCTCCCGGCGAGCAGGAGGCGGCGATACCGACCGTCGAAGACCTCGGCGAGCGGATCGAGGTGCTTCCCGACCGGCTGCTCGTCTACACCGGCGTGGGGGAGTCCGCGCTGGAGCAGGCGCACACGAGGGGAGTGCGCCCGCTGTCGAGCCTGGTCCGGCGCAGCACTCTCGAAGACGTCTTTCTGCGGCTGACCGGCCGGACGCTGGTGGAGTGA
- a CDS encoding ABC transporter permease — protein sequence MTVVSTGKVVGSWRAAWLRVEGHWTWYRRYWKSNLYSSGLQPLLFLAAMGIGFGSQVEPGPATGGLSYLHYVAPALLVAGAVQNAIGEASFPVLSGFKWQKDFFAVTATPVTAGQLLGGQLIWVALRLLIASVVYALVAGLFGAWLGLGVLVAVLVAIATGLACAVPMMAIAATTYDEGTRFTSIFRFLVMPMILFAGTFFPIAQIPAGLRWLAWISPLWHGNELARGSALGGLGFPQALGHLAYLAALFTVSWVLARHYFYKRLVV from the coding sequence ATGACGGTCGTATCCACCGGCAAGGTCGTCGGCTCGTGGCGCGCGGCCTGGCTGAGAGTCGAAGGGCACTGGACCTGGTACCGCCGTTACTGGAAGTCCAATCTGTACTCATCGGGCCTCCAGCCGCTGCTTTTCCTCGCCGCGATGGGCATCGGTTTCGGTTCGCAGGTCGAGCCGGGGCCCGCGACGGGAGGACTGTCCTATCTGCACTACGTCGCGCCCGCGCTGCTCGTCGCGGGAGCAGTGCAGAACGCCATCGGCGAGGCCAGTTTTCCCGTGCTGTCGGGATTCAAGTGGCAGAAGGACTTCTTCGCGGTGACGGCCACCCCGGTCACCGCGGGACAGTTGCTCGGAGGGCAGCTCATCTGGGTCGCGCTCCGGCTGCTGATCGCGAGTGTGGTCTACGCGCTCGTCGCCGGTCTTTTCGGGGCATGGCTGGGGTTGGGAGTACTCGTCGCGGTGCTCGTGGCCATCGCGACCGGCCTCGCCTGCGCCGTGCCGATGATGGCTATCGCGGCGACGACCTACGACGAGGGTACGCGATTCACGTCGATCTTCCGGTTCCTCGTGATGCCGATGATCCTGTTCGCGGGCACCTTCTTCCCCATCGCTCAGATACCGGCCGGGTTGCGCTGGCTGGCCTGGATTTCCCCGCTGTGGCACGGTAATGAGCTCGCTCGCGGGAGCGCGCTCGGTGGCCTCGGCTTCCCGCAGGCGCTCGGGCATCTGGCCTATCTCGCGGCGCTGTTCACGGTGAGCTGGGTATTGGCGAGGCATTACTTCTACAAGCGGCTGGTGGTGTGA
- a CDS encoding ABC transporter permease: MTVVDRTSPRRGGLLLRVLPPALYAGRASALIERSVLAYSRAWLVFLSGVFEPLFYLVAFQIGFGKLVGDVVGPGGETISYVAFVAPALLAASAMNGAVFDSTFGVFFKYRYQKTYDAMLATPVGPLDIALGEIGWAVLRGGLYALSFLGVMGAMGLVVTPWAVLLVPAALLVSFAFAAVGMACATFLRSTSQFDFIQLAVMPMFLFSTTFFPLSVYPDALQYVVQCVPLYHGVELMRGLSTGVLDPSMIGHVAYLLVMACVGVWAASRRLAGLLLT, translated from the coding sequence GTGACCGTGGTTGATCGCACCTCACCTCGGCGTGGTGGACTGCTGCTGCGCGTATTGCCGCCCGCGTTGTACGCGGGAAGGGCCAGCGCGCTCATCGAGCGCTCGGTGCTGGCCTACTCGCGTGCGTGGCTGGTCTTCCTGTCCGGTGTCTTCGAGCCGCTCTTCTACCTGGTTGCCTTCCAGATCGGGTTCGGAAAGCTGGTCGGCGATGTCGTCGGTCCCGGTGGCGAGACCATCAGCTATGTCGCGTTCGTGGCACCGGCTTTGCTGGCCGCCTCGGCCATGAACGGGGCGGTGTTCGACTCGACGTTCGGGGTCTTCTTCAAATACCGCTACCAGAAGACCTACGACGCGATGCTGGCGACGCCGGTCGGGCCGCTGGACATCGCGCTGGGCGAGATCGGCTGGGCAGTGCTCAGGGGTGGCCTTTACGCGCTGTCCTTCCTCGGCGTGATGGGTGCGATGGGGCTGGTGGTCACGCCGTGGGCGGTGCTGCTGGTACCGGCCGCGCTGCTGGTCTCGTTCGCCTTCGCCGCCGTCGGCATGGCTTGCGCGACGTTCTTGCGCTCCACGTCGCAATTCGACTTCATCCAGCTCGCCGTCATGCCGATGTTCTTGTTCTCAACGACCTTCTTCCCGCTGTCGGTCTATCCCGACGCCCTGCAATACGTCGTGCAATGCGTCCCGCTGTACCACGGAGTCGAATTGATGCGCGGTCTTTCCACCGGTGTGCTCGATCCCAGCATGATCGGGCACGTCGCGTATCTGCTCGTCATGGCCTGCGTCGGTGTCTGGGCCGCTTCCCGCAGGCTGGCCGGGCTGCTGCTGACCTGA